Proteins from one Mycobacterium adipatum genomic window:
- a CDS encoding cytochrome P450, whose product MPTPDLPAGFDFTDPDIYAERLPVDELAQMRKVAPIWWNEQPDGAGGFNDGGFWVVTKHKDVKEVSRRSDVFSSLEKTALPRYKDGTVREQIDSGKFVLLNMDAPHHTHLRKIVSRAFTPRAVEQLRADLAERARQIAQAALSEGRGDFVEQVSCELPLQAIAGLMGVPQEDRMKLFHWSNQMVGDQDPEFANNDAISASVELITYGMQMAAERSARPGDDLVTKLVQADVEGHKLSDDEFGFFVILLAVAGNETTRNSITQGMMAFTEFPDQWELFKRERPATTADEIVRWATPVTSFQRTALQDTELGGVPIKKGQRVVMFYRSANFDEEVFEDPFSFDILRDPNPHVGFGGTGAHYCIGANLARMTIDLMFNAIADAMPDLTPLEKPERLRSGWLNGIKHWQVDYAGSSR is encoded by the coding sequence ATGCCGACACCCGACCTGCCCGCTGGATTCGACTTCACCGATCCGGACATCTATGCCGAGCGACTGCCCGTCGACGAACTCGCCCAGATGCGCAAGGTGGCCCCGATTTGGTGGAACGAACAACCCGACGGCGCCGGCGGGTTCAACGACGGTGGCTTCTGGGTGGTCACCAAGCACAAGGACGTCAAGGAGGTGTCGCGGCGCAGCGATGTCTTCTCCAGTCTGGAGAAGACCGCACTGCCGCGGTACAAGGACGGCACTGTCCGCGAGCAGATCGACTCCGGCAAGTTCGTGCTGCTCAACATGGACGCCCCGCACCACACCCATCTGCGCAAGATCGTGTCGCGGGCGTTCACGCCGCGGGCCGTGGAGCAGTTGCGCGCCGATCTGGCCGAGCGCGCCCGCCAGATCGCCCAGGCCGCCCTGTCCGAGGGCCGCGGCGACTTCGTCGAACAGGTGTCCTGTGAGCTGCCCCTACAGGCGATCGCGGGGTTGATGGGTGTGCCGCAGGAAGACCGGATGAAGCTGTTCCACTGGTCCAATCAGATGGTCGGCGACCAGGATCCGGAGTTCGCGAACAACGACGCGATCAGCGCCTCGGTGGAGCTCATCACCTACGGCATGCAGATGGCGGCCGAACGGTCGGCCCGGCCGGGCGATGACCTGGTCACCAAATTGGTCCAGGCCGATGTCGAGGGCCACAAGCTCTCCGACGACGAGTTCGGCTTCTTCGTCATCCTGCTGGCGGTGGCCGGTAACGAGACGACCCGTAATTCGATCACCCAGGGCATGATGGCCTTCACCGAGTTCCCCGACCAGTGGGAGCTGTTCAAAAGGGAACGCCCCGCCACCACCGCCGACGAGATCGTCCGGTGGGCCACACCCGTCACGTCCTTCCAGCGCACCGCCCTGCAGGACACCGAACTGGGCGGCGTGCCGATCAAGAAGGGCCAGCGGGTGGTGATGTTCTATCGTTCGGCGAACTTCGACGAAGAGGTCTTCGAGGACCCGTTCAGCTTCGACATCCTGCGCGATCCGAATCCGCATGTCGGTTTCGGCGGCACCGGCGCGCACTACTGCATCGGTGCGAACCTGGCCCGGATGACGATTGACCTGATGTTCAACGCGATCGCCGACGCGATGCCCGATCTGACCCCGCTGGAAAAGCCCGAGCGGCTGCGGTCGGGCTGGCTCAACGGCATCAAACATTGGCAGGTCGACTATGCCGGTTCGTCGAGATAG
- a CDS encoding molybdopterin-dependent oxidoreductase, producing MTDTAEWHPSACILCECNCGIVVQVEDRTLAKIRGDKAHPASQGYTCNKALRLDHYQNNRARLTSPMRRTPAGDYEEIDWDTAITEIAEGFARIRDEHGGDKIFYYGGGGQGNHLGGAYSGAFLKALGARYRSNALAQEKTGEFWVDSQLYGGHTRGEFEHAEVAVFVGKNPWMSQSFPRARTVLNEIAKDPARSMIVIDPVITDTAKLADFHLRVRPGTDAWCLSALAAVLVQEDLCDEAFLAEHVTGVAPVRQALAGVDIDDYAQRCGVDVELLRRSARRIASAASVSVFEDLGIQQAPNSTLCSYLNKLLWILTGNFAKRGSQHLHSAFAPLFGAGGVGRTPVTGAPIIAGLVPSNVVPQEILGDHPDRFRAMIVESSNPAHSIADSAAVGEALRALELLVVVDVAMTETARLAHYVLPAASQFEKAEATFFNLEFPHNTFHLRHRLLAPLPGTLPEPEIWARLVRELGVVDDADLQPLRRAAADGLDAYTRAFFTAIGANPMLGKVLPYVLYETLGPSLPDGLAGAAALWGLAQKAAATYPDAVRRAGHADGNALFTAILESRSGVTFTEHEYADDWTLISHPDARIALDIPELVAELTALAADRPPLTSSAYPIVLSAGERRAFTANDIIRDPAWRTRDAGGALRVSVEDARALGLVDGGRARITTASGAAEAGVEISDAMLPGHAALPNGFGLDFVATDGTVSAPGVAPNALTASDWRDAYAGTPWHKHVPARIEPVGV from the coding sequence ATGACCGACACAGCCGAGTGGCACCCCAGCGCGTGCATTCTCTGTGAATGCAACTGCGGCATCGTGGTGCAGGTCGAGGACCGCACCCTGGCCAAGATCCGTGGTGACAAGGCGCATCCGGCGTCACAGGGTTACACCTGCAACAAGGCGCTGCGCCTGGACCACTACCAGAACAACCGGGCCCGGCTGACCTCACCGATGCGGCGCACCCCCGCCGGCGATTACGAGGAAATCGACTGGGACACCGCGATCACCGAGATCGCCGAGGGCTTCGCCCGCATCCGCGACGAACACGGCGGAGACAAGATCTTCTACTACGGCGGCGGCGGTCAAGGGAACCACCTCGGTGGCGCCTACAGCGGCGCGTTCCTCAAGGCGCTCGGCGCCCGCTACCGCTCGAATGCGCTGGCCCAGGAGAAGACCGGCGAGTTCTGGGTGGACAGCCAGCTCTACGGCGGACACACCCGCGGTGAGTTCGAGCATGCCGAGGTCGCGGTGTTCGTGGGCAAGAACCCGTGGATGTCACAGAGCTTTCCGCGGGCCCGCACCGTGCTCAACGAGATCGCCAAGGACCCGGCGCGTTCCATGATCGTCATCGACCCGGTGATCACCGACACCGCCAAGCTCGCCGACTTCCATCTGCGGGTGCGGCCGGGCACCGACGCCTGGTGCCTGAGTGCACTCGCCGCCGTCCTGGTGCAGGAGGACCTGTGTGACGAAGCGTTCTTGGCCGAGCATGTCACCGGCGTGGCGCCGGTGCGCCAGGCGCTCGCCGGGGTGGACATCGACGATTACGCGCAGCGGTGCGGGGTGGACGTCGAGCTGTTGCGTCGGTCGGCGCGCCGGATCGCCTCCGCCGCAAGCGTTTCGGTTTTCGAGGATCTCGGCATCCAGCAGGCGCCCAACAGCACGCTGTGCTCCTACCTGAACAAGTTGCTGTGGATCCTCACCGGGAACTTCGCCAAACGCGGTAGCCAGCACCTGCATTCGGCCTTCGCGCCGCTGTTCGGTGCCGGCGGGGTGGGCCGCACACCGGTCACCGGGGCGCCGATCATCGCCGGCCTGGTGCCGTCCAACGTGGTGCCGCAGGAGATTCTCGGCGACCATCCGGACCGCTTCCGGGCCATGATCGTCGAGAGCAGCAACCCGGCCCATTCGATCGCCGACTCGGCCGCGGTGGGCGAGGCGCTGCGCGCACTGGAACTGCTGGTGGTCGTCGACGTCGCGATGACCGAGACCGCCCGGCTGGCGCATTACGTACTGCCCGCGGCCAGCCAGTTCGAGAAGGCCGAGGCGACCTTCTTCAACCTCGAATTCCCGCACAACACCTTCCATCTGCGCCACCGGCTGCTGGCACCGCTGCCGGGCACCCTGCCCGAGCCGGAGATCTGGGCGCGGCTGGTGCGCGAACTCGGTGTCGTCGACGACGCCGACCTGCAGCCGCTGCGCCGTGCCGCCGCCGACGGGCTGGACGCGTACACCCGCGCCTTCTTCACCGCCATCGGCGCGAATCCGATGCTGGGCAAGGTCTTGCCCTACGTGCTGTACGAGACGTTGGGCCCCAGCCTGCCCGACGGGCTGGCCGGCGCGGCGGCCCTGTGGGGGCTGGCGCAGAAGGCGGCGGCGACCTACCCCGACGCGGTGCGCCGTGCCGGGCACGCCGACGGCAATGCGCTGTTCACCGCCATCCTGGAGAGCCGCTCCGGGGTGACCTTCACCGAGCACGAGTACGCCGACGACTGGACGCTCATCAGCCATCCGGATGCGCGCATCGCCCTCGACATCCCGGAACTGGTCGCCGAGCTGACCGCGTTGGCCGCCGATCGGCCCCCGCTGACCAGCAGTGCGTATCCGATCGTGCTCTCGGCCGGTGAGCGGCGCGCGTTCACGGCCAACGACATCATCCGCGACCCGGCCTGGCGCACCCGCGACGCCGGCGGGGCCCTGCGGGTCAGCGTCGAGGATGCCCGCGCACTGGGCCTGGTCGACGGCGGGCGGGCCCGCATCACGACGGCATCCGGGGCGGCGGAGGCCGGCGTCGAGATCAGCGACGCGATGCTGCCCGGGCATGCCGCGTTGCCCAACGGCTTCGGGCTGGATTTCGTCGCGACCGACGGCACGGTGTCGGCTCCCGGAGTCGCGCCGAATGCGTTGACCGCGTCGGATTGGCGCGACGCCTACGCCGGCACCCCCTGGCACAAGCACGTGCCGGCGCGCATCGAGCCCGTCGGCGTCTGA
- a CDS encoding TetR/AcrR family transcriptional regulator, whose product MGSPRDRMIVSAALLIRERGAHATAISDVLEHSGAPRGSAYHHFPGGRTQLLCEAVDYAAEHIARRISSAATAVKALDLIVENFRNQLTDSGFRAGCPVVAVAVEADGTDVLTRAGAAFTRWIDLIDERLQADGASPDHAAELAMLITTSIEGAVLVTRTTGNSTALDLVHRQLRALVTAASGDGKA is encoded by the coding sequence ATGGGCAGCCCACGTGACCGCATGATCGTCTCGGCAGCACTGCTGATCCGCGAACGTGGCGCGCATGCCACCGCCATCTCCGATGTGCTCGAACACAGCGGCGCGCCCCGCGGCTCGGCGTATCACCACTTCCCCGGCGGACGTACCCAACTGCTCTGCGAGGCCGTCGACTACGCGGCAGAACACATCGCACGCCGGATATCGTCGGCCGCCACTGCTGTCAAGGCACTCGACCTCATCGTCGAGAACTTCCGGAACCAGCTGACAGACAGCGGGTTCCGAGCCGGCTGCCCTGTCGTGGCCGTGGCCGTGGAAGCCGACGGCACCGATGTCCTCACCCGTGCCGGCGCCGCGTTCACCAGGTGGATCGACCTCATCGATGAGCGTCTGCAAGCCGACGGCGCCTCGCCGGACCACGCCGCCGAACTCGCCATGCTGATCACCACCTCGATCGAGGGCGCGGTGCTGGTGACCCGCACCACCGGAAACAGCACCGCGCTCGACCTCGTCCACCGGCAGCTACGCGCCCTCGTGACCGCCGCATCCGGCGACGGAAAGGCCTGA
- a CDS encoding nitronate monooxygenase, translated as MHTPLCDQLGIEFPIFAFTHCRDVVVAVSKAGGFGVLGAVGFTPEQLEVELNWIDEHIGDHPYGVDIVIPNKYEGMDADMSADELKSTLNALVPQEHLEFAKKLLADHGVPTGDLDDNALQLLGWTEATATPQVEIALQHPKVTLIANALGTPPADMIKHIHDSGRKVAALCGSPAQARKHAEADVDIIIAQGGEGGGHCGEVGSIVLWPQVVKEVAPRPVLAAGGIGSGHQIAAALAMGAQGAWTGSQWLMVEEAENTPVQQATYAKASSRDTVRSRSFTGKPCRMLRNDWTDAWQTPGNPEPLGMPLQYMVSGMAVAATHKFPDQTIDVAFNPIGQVVGQFTKVEKTAAVIERWVQEYLESTNTLNELNEAASV; from the coding sequence GTGCACACTCCCCTCTGCGACCAATTGGGTATCGAGTTCCCGATCTTTGCCTTCACCCACTGCCGTGACGTGGTGGTCGCGGTCAGCAAGGCCGGCGGGTTCGGCGTGCTCGGGGCGGTCGGCTTCACTCCCGAACAGCTCGAGGTCGAGCTGAACTGGATCGACGAGCACATCGGCGACCACCCGTACGGCGTGGACATCGTGATCCCGAACAAGTACGAAGGCATGGATGCCGACATGTCGGCCGACGAGTTGAAGTCGACCCTGAACGCGCTGGTACCCCAGGAACATCTGGAGTTCGCCAAGAAGTTGCTGGCCGACCACGGTGTGCCCACCGGTGACCTGGACGACAACGCGCTGCAACTGCTGGGCTGGACCGAGGCCACCGCGACGCCGCAGGTCGAGATCGCGCTCCAGCACCCGAAGGTCACGCTCATCGCCAACGCCCTGGGCACCCCGCCCGCGGACATGATCAAGCACATTCACGACAGCGGCCGCAAGGTTGCCGCGCTGTGCGGCTCTCCCGCCCAGGCCCGCAAGCATGCCGAGGCCGATGTCGACATCATCATCGCCCAGGGCGGCGAGGGTGGCGGGCACTGCGGTGAGGTCGGCTCGATCGTGCTGTGGCCGCAGGTGGTCAAAGAGGTCGCGCCGCGGCCGGTGCTGGCCGCCGGCGGTATCGGCAGCGGCCACCAGATCGCGGCCGCGCTGGCCATGGGAGCCCAGGGCGCCTGGACCGGGTCGCAGTGGCTGATGGTCGAGGAAGCCGAGAACACCCCCGTCCAGCAGGCCACCTACGCCAAGGCCTCCAGCCGCGACACCGTGCGCAGCCGCTCCTTCACCGGCAAGCCGTGCCGCATGCTGCGCAACGACTGGACCGACGCCTGGCAGACCCCGGGCAATCCCGAGCCCCTCGGGATGCCGCTGCAGTACATGGTCTCCGGGATGGCCGTGGCCGCCACGCACAAGTTCCCCGACCAGACCATCGACGTGGCGTTCAATCCCATCGGTCAGGTCGTCGGTCAGTTCACCAAGGTGGAGAAGACCGCCGCGGTGATCGAGCGCTGGGTCCAGGAGTACCTGGAGTCGACCAACACCCTCAACGAGCTCAACGAGGCGGCCTCGGTGTAG
- a CDS encoding fatty-acid--CoA ligase, which translates to MKDWLANSLVLVSDYRVPDPSTVWPLLQRRTESLADMGVHHVLVYTSTTDPERVLVILGIHAREPVLDLLRSRVFFDWFDAVGVQDLPAVFAGELFDRIDFDHDEHPAPPVMVSMVTSVADIAELNLRVRGAASAFHAAGVQRFWSFRALDDPHEVLILQQIDDELSARRWLHDSDDAAEWLAEAGVGAYPPVFIGQFQQMMRIER; encoded by the coding sequence ATGAAGGACTGGCTGGCCAACTCGTTGGTCCTGGTGTCGGACTACCGGGTGCCCGACCCGAGCACCGTCTGGCCGCTGCTGCAGCGCCGCACCGAATCCCTTGCCGATATGGGCGTGCACCATGTACTGGTCTACACCTCGACCACCGATCCCGAGCGCGTTCTGGTGATTCTGGGCATCCACGCCCGCGAGCCGGTGCTGGATCTGCTGCGGTCCCGGGTGTTCTTCGACTGGTTCGACGCCGTGGGCGTCCAGGACCTGCCCGCGGTGTTCGCCGGCGAACTGTTCGACCGCATCGATTTCGACCACGATGAGCATCCGGCACCGCCGGTGATGGTCTCGATGGTGACCTCGGTCGCCGATATCGCCGAACTGAACCTCCGGGTGCGCGGCGCAGCATCAGCCTTCCACGCCGCTGGAGTGCAGCGCTTCTGGAGCTTCCGCGCACTCGATGATCCGCACGAGGTGCTGATCCTGCAGCAGATCGACGACGAACTCAGCGCGCGGCGATGGCTGCACGACTCCGACGATGCCGCCGAATGGCTCGCCGAGGCCGGTGTGGGCGCCTATCCTCCGGTGTTCATCGGTCAGTTCCAGCAGATGATGCGCATCGAGCGCTGA
- a CDS encoding (2Fe-2S)-binding protein: MFVCLCNGITSHEVAAVVDRGAATTKEVASACGAGADCGRCRRTVRAIIESRGAGRETTSAGPHRN, translated from the coding sequence ATGTTCGTCTGCCTCTGCAACGGCATCACCAGCCATGAGGTGGCTGCGGTGGTGGACCGCGGCGCGGCCACGACCAAAGAGGTGGCCTCCGCCTGCGGGGCCGGCGCCGACTGCGGCCGCTGCCGGCGCACGGTCCGCGCGATCATCGAATCCCGGGGCGCTGGACGCGAGACCACCAGCGCCGGTCCTCACCGGAACTGA
- a CDS encoding HAD family hydrolase, with amino-acid sequence MTDPLPAILASPPGPHIGAFFDLDGTLVRGFTATVHAGHRIRNGQSGFGELSGIFEASLRYKFGRMQFARLLQRAAGYLAGEPLADLEALGDELFTTRIATRLFPAMTRVVAAHQERGHTVAMSSSALTMHAGPVARHLGIEHVLCNHFEVDAADKLTGQIVRPIIWGRQKARAVMEFSSSRSIDLAESFCYADGTEDLPVLDAVGHPTAVNPRPGLAAAAARNGWPVLRVSSGEDRRWWSRVQRPGIR; translated from the coding sequence GTGACCGACCCGCTGCCAGCCATCCTCGCGAGCCCGCCGGGCCCGCACATCGGCGCGTTCTTCGATCTGGACGGCACGCTCGTGCGCGGGTTCACCGCAACCGTCCATGCCGGGCACCGCATCCGCAACGGGCAGTCCGGGTTCGGAGAACTGTCCGGAATCTTCGAGGCGAGCCTCCGCTACAAATTCGGGCGGATGCAGTTCGCCCGGCTGTTACAACGCGCCGCGGGCTATCTCGCCGGCGAACCACTGGCGGATCTTGAGGCGCTCGGCGACGAGTTGTTCACCACCAGGATCGCGACCCGACTCTTCCCGGCGATGACTCGGGTGGTCGCCGCGCACCAGGAGCGCGGCCACACCGTGGCGATGAGTTCGTCGGCGCTGACCATGCATGCCGGTCCTGTCGCCCGGCATCTGGGCATCGAGCACGTGTTGTGCAACCACTTCGAGGTGGACGCCGCGGACAAGCTCACCGGCCAGATCGTCAGACCCATCATCTGGGGTCGCCAGAAAGCAAGGGCCGTCATGGAGTTCAGCTCCAGCCGGAGCATCGATCTGGCCGAGAGCTTCTGCTACGCCGACGGCACCGAGGATCTGCCCGTGCTCGATGCGGTCGGGCATCCCACCGCGGTCAATCCGCGACCCGGCCTGGCGGCCGCCGCGGCCAGGAACGGCTGGCCGGTGCTGCGGGTCAGTTCCGGTGAGGACCGGCGCTGGTGGTCTCGCGTCCAGCGCCCCGGGATTCGATGA
- a CDS encoding diacylglycerol kinase: MAIRVALVGTGNCGRLSLIQLIGDPRFDLVAVGTSTEAKVGVDAGELAGLDTVTGVTATLGIDGAIDAAPDCLVYCAMGDTRPVEATRDVIAALSAGINVVGSAPGGLQFPWGAMPDKAIARVEEAARQGNSSVYITGVDPGFATDLIPFAIASTCQRIDQIKTMEIADYATYDGTEVMSIVMGFGNPLDQPGMLFLPGVLGAAWGTAIRMLAAGLGVEVDEITEHYELEPAPEDIPVATGVIAKGTVAAMRFEISGMVAGKPVIVVEHITRVRADLRPDWAQPAQPGGSYRVEITGEPSYVVDICPTSSRGDHNYAAILAAAGRIVNAIPDVVAAAPGIRTTLDLPLGTGKGLVYPA, from the coding sequence ATGGCCATTCGCGTGGCACTCGTCGGCACCGGAAACTGTGGCCGGCTGTCCCTGATCCAGCTCATCGGGGACCCTCGCTTCGACCTCGTCGCGGTGGGTACGTCCACCGAGGCCAAGGTCGGTGTCGATGCCGGGGAACTCGCCGGACTCGACACCGTCACCGGGGTGACCGCGACGCTGGGTATCGACGGGGCGATCGACGCGGCGCCGGACTGCCTGGTGTACTGCGCGATGGGCGACACCCGCCCCGTGGAGGCGACCCGCGACGTGATCGCGGCGCTCTCGGCCGGCATCAACGTGGTCGGGTCGGCGCCCGGCGGGCTGCAGTTCCCCTGGGGTGCGATGCCCGACAAGGCCATCGCGCGAGTCGAAGAGGCGGCACGACAGGGCAATTCGAGCGTGTACATCACCGGTGTGGATCCGGGTTTCGCCACCGACCTGATCCCGTTTGCGATCGCCAGTACCTGCCAGCGCATCGATCAGATCAAGACCATGGAGATCGCCGACTACGCCACCTACGACGGCACCGAGGTGATGTCCATCGTGATGGGGTTCGGCAACCCCCTCGATCAGCCGGGCATGCTCTTCCTGCCCGGAGTCCTCGGCGCGGCGTGGGGCACAGCGATCCGGATGCTGGCCGCCGGTCTCGGGGTCGAGGTCGACGAGATCACCGAGCACTACGAACTGGAACCGGCGCCCGAAGATATCCCGGTCGCCACCGGTGTCATCGCCAAGGGCACGGTGGCCGCCATGCGATTCGAGATCAGCGGCATGGTCGCGGGCAAGCCGGTCATCGTGGTCGAACACATCACCCGGGTCCGTGCGGATCTCCGCCCGGACTGGGCTCAGCCGGCCCAGCCCGGTGGCTCGTACCGGGTGGAGATCACCGGTGAGCCGTCCTACGTCGTGGACATCTGCCCGACCAGCAGCCGCGGCGACCACAACTACGCCGCGATCCTGGCCGCCGCCGGACGGATCGTCAACGCGATCCCCGATGTGGTGGCCGCCGCACCCGGTATCCGCACCACCCTCGATCTGCCGCTGGGCACCGGCAAGGGCCTGGTGTACCCGGCCTAG